One stretch of Spirochaetota bacterium DNA includes these proteins:
- a CDS encoding SH3 domain-containing protein — translation MSKKFIAAIVIVVAIAGVLVYRAMTPATIDNAIEHIDSGNYKKALNVLNTLAKTANYEDGERIYYYRLKALLGFINEMNEDYADECAEILKTKNKKIISKLKIKLEEINKQAQVDLILIIEPECYISMGGKVYDEFVSLYPGSRYIESIDFDMLQFTMSKHPGTINPVMEFYKRYPETTYLSSLVNIVLKALENPKIELKGHAEKLTEMIQNFCNKYNSSVEYYRLFRCKGENVNLRDSAGTHGQITGNLNKGEFVIQLERSMDSVQIGDVRDYWYRVVSLSGSRGWVFGKFLERIEPVTGAITQNDEIFTIDERFNEWIDSHTPKGWQHMYSGFEEAISFTKLKDTNIVKLNSDEKGGLYKKTGSFQNMVCRVKGRLLSGNVILAGVVGYGGLAAVITLLPEEVDVCGYKIPYATTQWHEYELRSEGKTLSLFIDGELVARKISAKKHDLLKFSGIYILVCNGKAKAEIEYIRIK, via the coding sequence ATGTCTAAGAAATTTATAGCTGCTATAGTTATCGTTGTGGCCATTGCTGGTGTCCTTGTATATAGAGCCATGACACCGGCAACCATTGACAATGCTATTGAGCATATTGACAGCGGAAATTATAAAAAGGCATTAAATGTGCTTAATACACTTGCAAAAACTGCAAATTATGAAGATGGTGAACGCATATATTATTACCGGTTAAAAGCGCTTTTAGGATTTATTAATGAAATGAATGAAGACTATGCCGATGAATGCGCTGAAATACTAAAAACAAAAAACAAAAAAATAATATCTAAGCTCAAAATTAAGTTAGAAGAAATAAATAAACAAGCACAGGTGGATCTAATACTTATTATTGAACCAGAGTGTTATATATCCATGGGTGGTAAGGTATATGACGAATTTGTGTCATTGTATCCCGGCAGTCGCTACATAGAATCAATAGACTTTGATATGTTGCAATTTACTATGAGTAAACATCCGGGTACTATCAATCCAGTTATGGAGTTCTATAAACGCTATCCTGAAACCACTTACCTGTCATCGCTTGTCAATATAGTATTAAAAGCGCTGGAAAATCCAAAGATTGAATTAAAAGGGCATGCTGAAAAGCTTACTGAGATGATACAGAACTTTTGTAATAAGTATAACTCCAGTGTAGAGTATTACCGGTTGTTCAGGTGCAAAGGTGAAAATGTCAATCTGCGAGATTCAGCTGGTACTCACGGACAAATCACTGGCAACCTTAATAAAGGCGAATTTGTTATTCAATTAGAGCGCTCAATGGATTCGGTGCAGATTGGCGATGTGCGCGACTACTGGTACAGGGTGGTTTCATTAAGTGGCAGCCGCGGCTGGGTGTTTGGCAAGTTTTTGGAGCGCATTGAGCCGGTAACAGGAGCTATAACCCAGAATGATGAAATCTTTACTATTGATGAAAGGTTTAACGAATGGATAGATTCGCATACACCCAAGGGCTGGCAACATATGTACTCTGGCTTTGAGGAAGCTATAAGTTTTACCAAACTTAAAGATACAAATATTGTTAAGCTCAATTCAGATGAAAAGGGTGGACTTTATAAAAAGACCGGAAGCTTTCAGAATATGGTGTGCAGGGTAAAAGGGCGCTTACTAAGCGGGAATGTCATTCTTGCTGGAGTCGTTGGTTATGGAGGGCTTGCTGCTGTAATAACATTATTGCCTGAAGAGGTTGATGTGTGTGGATACAAAATTCCCTATGCTACTACACAATGGCATGAGTATGAATTGCGCAGTGAAGGCAAAACGCTTTCATTATTTATTGATGGGGAGCTTGTAGCGCGTAAGATTAGTGCAAAAAAACATGATCTTTTGAAATTTTCCGGTATTTATATTCTTGTATGCAACGGAAAAGCAAAAGCTGAAATAGAATATATAAGGATAAAATAA
- a CDS encoding methyl-accepting chemotaxis protein, which translates to MEGAIRAFMKRFYLYTTLVEYCIIIPLAVIAITLSTDIPLQQLYNILIIIGIVAVIALVVFPPVQKYMFKPFVQMADALKDGREVDTHCKILIRERLFSLPVMRSFIGILFWLGSIIIVIAGMWIVKIDIETILVCFVVGACILVAVSFAMTVVSQVLINKFIADNDFIKDLLGFAQQKNISFWGSLKNALTVSISSMVLLAVLLVASSSLLFVFKARINEFGQQMQINASAIANDVKNYLYTGIELVSVAAREGSIDTLGYMKGKDEIIDIFIMKDEGNAVALRSLTGKVAGLQSDTLGMTQGMKKRKSFIGDFVYIPDIQRSVAVCAAKNNNLWYCICYDVNALFQKKFLHYKIGNRGYMLIMDKNGLFLAHPKTDYIGRENLKQYTWGSEAFQKKKVVKYIWEGERKFVYVLENNEPSFAVAQTVYENDIGLAIRNTIVFVGFLAFGVIVLGILASAMILTFAFEPFTIIRDAIYRISEGDISITPEVIYGNEIGIIATSVKTLTSKIGSVISQIKNSSDELSTASEQMSAGISALSEVASNQSASTEEITATIEEISANLDSIVIHTKDESKSLGEFSSHLQELSQSIFSFLLIMEESAQKTESISKDAEQGQLSLQQMKTSMHKIVESSRGISNIAGIIRGIADQVNLLALNAAIEAARAGEAGRGFAVVADEITKLADQIAQSLKDIDILVKTNEKEIQQGIIITENTVTAMSNIIKGIESISREVSTMGQKIREQSEIFNETKQVWDNTESLSRQILDSVEDQKSAIDEIVRSINTINSLTQNVAGTAEEMNSSAQNLASMAQQLKAMLEYFKV; encoded by the coding sequence ATGGAAGGGGCTATCCGTGCATTCATGAAACGTTTTTATCTTTATACCACTCTCGTCGAATACTGCATAATTATCCCCCTGGCGGTTATTGCCATTACCCTATCAACTGACATCCCCCTCCAACAGCTCTACAATATATTAATAATAATTGGTATTGTTGCAGTGATTGCCCTGGTGGTATTTCCTCCTGTGCAAAAATACATGTTTAAACCTTTTGTACAGATGGCTGATGCATTGAAAGATGGCCGTGAAGTTGATACGCATTGTAAGATATTAATCAGAGAAAGACTTTTTTCTTTGCCGGTGATGCGTTCATTTATTGGTATACTTTTCTGGCTTGGTAGCATCATCATAGTCATTGCCGGCATGTGGATTGTAAAAATAGATATTGAAACCATACTGGTATGTTTTGTAGTAGGTGCGTGTATACTGGTAGCGGTTAGTTTTGCTATGACAGTTGTTTCTCAGGTACTAATCAACAAGTTTATAGCTGATAATGATTTTATCAAAGATTTACTGGGCTTTGCACAACAAAAAAATATAAGTTTTTGGGGTTCATTAAAGAATGCCCTTACTGTTTCAATAAGTTCTATGGTATTGTTAGCTGTTCTGCTTGTTGCTTCATCTTCTTTATTGTTTGTATTTAAAGCACGTATTAATGAGTTTGGACAGCAAATGCAAATAAACGCATCAGCTATTGCCAATGATGTGAAAAATTATCTCTATACAGGTATAGAATTAGTTTCAGTTGCGGCTCGTGAAGGAAGTATTGATACATTGGGGTATATGAAGGGGAAAGATGAAATTATTGATATATTCATAATGAAAGATGAAGGAAACGCAGTAGCACTGCGTTCGTTAACCGGGAAAGTTGCTGGCTTACAATCAGATACATTGGGGATGACTCAAGGGATGAAAAAAAGGAAAAGTTTTATTGGAGATTTTGTTTATATTCCTGACATACAAAGGTCAGTTGCAGTATGTGCCGCTAAAAATAATAACCTGTGGTATTGTATTTGCTATGACGTGAATGCCTTGTTTCAGAAAAAGTTTTTACATTACAAAATTGGTAACCGTGGGTATATGTTAATTATGGATAAGAATGGCCTGTTTTTAGCACATCCAAAAACAGATTATATAGGCAGGGAAAATCTTAAACAATATACCTGGGGTAGTGAAGCTTTTCAGAAAAAGAAGGTGGTTAAATATATCTGGGAAGGTGAAAGAAAATTTGTTTATGTGCTAGAGAATAATGAGCCATCCTTTGCTGTTGCACAAACGGTCTATGAAAATGATATTGGGCTTGCTATACGTAATACCATAGTATTTGTTGGGTTTCTGGCATTTGGTGTTATCGTATTAGGTATACTTGCAAGTGCTATGATATTAACATTTGCATTTGAGCCTTTTACAATTATTCGTGATGCAATATACAGGATATCAGAAGGCGATATATCAATTACTCCTGAAGTAATCTATGGCAATGAAATTGGCATAATTGCAACGTCAGTTAAAACGTTGACTTCTAAAATTGGTTCGGTAATTAGCCAGATAAAAAATTCATCTGATGAGTTGTCCACAGCGTCTGAACAGATGTCTGCTGGTATAAGTGCACTATCAGAAGTTGCATCCAATCAATCAGCATCAACGGAAGAGATTACTGCTACGATTGAAGAAATATCGGCAAACCTTGATTCAATTGTAATACATACTAAAGACGAATCAAAAAGTTTGGGTGAGTTTTCCAGCCATTTACAGGAACTATCGCAATCCATTTTTTCATTTTTGCTGATAATGGAGGAATCAGCACAAAAAACTGAATCCATAAGCAAAGATGCAGAGCAGGGACAACTATCGCTACAACAGATGAAAACAAGTATGCACAAGATAGTTGAAAGCTCCCGTGGTATTTCAAATATTGCTGGGATTATACGTGGTATAGCTGATCAGGTTAACCTGCTTGCGCTGAATGCTGCAATTGAAGCAGCACGCGCCGGGGAGGCGGGACGTGGCTTTGCAGTTGTGGCTGATGAAATAACCAAATTAGCTGACCAGATTGCACAGAGCCTTAAGGATATTGATATACTTGTAAAAACTAATGAGAAAGAAATTCAACAAGGAATCATTATTACTGAAAATACAGTCACTGCTATGTCAAATATAATTAAAGGAATTGAATCCATAAGCCGTGAAGTAAGTACAATGGGACAAAAAATCCGGGAACAGAGTGAAATATTCAACGAGACGAAACAGGTATGGGATAACACCGAGTCACTTTCACGACAGATACTTGATTCCGTTGAAGATCAGAAAAGCGCTATAGATGAGATTGTGAGGTCAATCAATACCATTAATTCATTAACACAGAATGTGGCAGGTACAGCAGAAGAGATGAATTCAAGTGCCCAGAATTTGGCTTCTATGGCTCAGCAACTAAAAGCAATGCTTGAATATTTCAAAGTATAA